The Saprospiraceae bacterium genome includes a window with the following:
- a CDS encoding MFS transporter: MSGSRIFFGWWVLAALFIIYSITNGVILNTLPLFYPELIREYGWTQDQVTRPAQLLFLLVAIFSPFAGLWMDKLHIKRMMYLGTALILLGFILFSRISSISMLMVTYFVFAMGITLAGIIPSMKIVTNWFVQSRGMAVGILLVGSSIGGAIFNQIAGSLIISQGWRMALISLGVMSAIAIILPMLIAVRVHPSSMQLLPDGIARQEMTSTHISDSNGFKYGELLKSKVFYLLVFVTGAMWFCIVGVIQHQALFFKDLETTTASKNVLSLFFLCSVLGKIIFGKLSDHYPKRSIMFLAVVNLALGALVLTVIKSNPDMLLWVYAVVFGVGFSGTFTMIQLLIAEYYHGSSYGKILGVFTMVDTMAGVLGIMTLGILRTKSGSYDQAFMILLIISILAAVCVLLLPRNQKI; this comes from the coding sequence ATGTCCGGTTCAAGAATCTTTTTCGGATGGTGGGTGCTTGCGGCACTTTTTATTATCTACTCCATTACCAACGGAGTGATACTCAATACGTTACCCTTGTTTTATCCTGAATTGATCAGGGAATATGGCTGGACTCAAGATCAGGTAACACGGCCTGCACAGTTACTTTTCCTTTTGGTGGCCATTTTTTCACCTTTTGCAGGACTCTGGATGGACAAATTGCATATAAAAAGAATGATGTATCTGGGGACGGCACTTATTTTGTTGGGCTTTATACTTTTTTCGAGGATAAGCAGTATTTCTATGTTGATGGTTACATATTTTGTTTTTGCGATGGGTATCACTCTGGCAGGTATTATACCGAGTATGAAGATCGTTACCAACTGGTTTGTACAATCCAGAGGTATGGCCGTTGGCATTCTACTGGTTGGTTCAAGTATAGGCGGCGCTATATTCAACCAGATTGCGGGATCACTTATTATATCTCAAGGCTGGCGGATGGCATTGATTAGCTTGGGAGTAATGTCAGCGATTGCGATCATATTGCCGATGTTGATTGCAGTAAGAGTCCACCCATCATCCATGCAGTTGTTGCCGGACGGCATTGCGCGTCAGGAGATGACCAGTACACATATTTCGGATTCAAATGGATTTAAATATGGTGAGCTCCTGAAGAGTAAAGTTTTTTATCTTTTAGTATTTGTAACCGGTGCGATGTGGTTTTGTATAGTTGGCGTCATACAGCACCAGGCATTGTTTTTCAAAGATTTAGAAACTACAACCGCCTCTAAAAACGTCCTGAGTTTATTTTTCCTTTGCAGTGTATTGGGTAAGATCATCTTTGGTAAATTGAGCGACCATTATCCCAAAAGAAGTATCATGTTTCTTGCTGTGGTCAATCTGGCTTTAGGTGCGCTGGTACTGACTGTTATCAAGTCCAATCCTGATATGCTTTTATGGGTATATGCAGTCGTGTTTGGAGTAGGATTTAGCGGCACCTTCACGATGATACAATTATTGATAGCGGAGTATTATCATGGCAGTTCTTATGGAAAGATTTTAGGTGTTTTTACGATGGTAGATACTATGGCCGGCGTTTTGGGAATCATGACTCTCGGAATACTAAGGACTAAATCGGGTAGTTATGATCAGGCTTTTATGATTTTACTGATTATTTCTATATTAGCCGCCGTTTGTGTGCTACTTTTGCCGAGAAATCAGAAAATATGA
- a CDS encoding MarR family transcriptional regulator — MIKKRLEESLLLRMILVGDRLKKRRDIISQKIGISTQQWLILLHIAKDPNIPFFENDDHKKDLMPNEIASTLGTTRPNVTVMINGLLEKGLINEEQDPDDKRRKRLTLTDSGLGLLQGLQAKREKLNSELFAGFSPEEMEKMIVFIEKFIVNIETGPHEV; from the coding sequence ATGATTAAAAAGAGATTGGAAGAATCATTGCTGTTGCGAATGATTCTGGTAGGCGACAGGTTGAAAAAAAGGCGTGATATTATCAGCCAGAAAATAGGTATCTCTACTCAGCAATGGCTGATTCTTTTGCATATAGCCAAAGACCCGAACATTCCGTTTTTTGAAAATGACGACCACAAAAAAGACCTCATGCCCAATGAAATTGCATCAACATTGGGAACAACCCGTCCCAATGTAACAGTCATGATCAACGGTCTTTTGGAAAAAGGCCTCATAAATGAAGAACAGGATCCCGATGATAAACGCAGGAAAAGACTCACCTTAACAGATTCCGGATTAGGGCTGTTGCAAGGATTGCAGGCTAAACGTGAAAAACTCAATTCAGAACTTTTTGCTGGTTTTTCTCCGGAAGAAATGGAAAAAATGATAGTTTTTATTGAAAAATTTATTGTAAATATAGAAACCGGCCCTCATGAGGTATAA
- a CDS encoding nitrilase, translating to MRYKALALQTTCHAVNGFTEASESRKAISENIKNIGKQVRASKNFIGPDLKLVVLPEYFATGFPMGESISIWKNKACFAENDPLFAEIQQIAKDNSIYLSGNFYENDHHFHEFYFQSSFIINPHGECILKYRRLNSMFAVTPYDVLDKYRDIYGNDALFPVIDTEIGKLACVASEEILYPEISRCLMMRGAEIICHNTSEVSSPILTQKNIAKQARAIENMAYIISANTSAIKGTDFPSESTDGSSKIINFEGLVLCEAGQGESMVANTTIDIEALRYHRHRPGMSNFISRQRNALFAESYAAYEFYPPNTWHNDFQKTDFIKTQIKVIDSKIK from the coding sequence ATGAGGTATAAAGCACTTGCACTTCAAACAACTTGTCATGCTGTCAATGGATTTACAGAGGCATCTGAATCCCGTAAGGCTATATCTGAAAATATAAAAAATATCGGGAAGCAGGTACGGGCTTCAAAAAATTTCATAGGTCCTGATCTGAAACTGGTAGTCCTCCCGGAATATTTTGCCACGGGTTTTCCGATGGGAGAAAGTATAAGCATCTGGAAAAATAAAGCCTGTTTTGCCGAAAACGACCCACTTTTTGCAGAAATTCAACAAATAGCAAAAGATAACAGCATCTACCTTTCGGGAAATTTTTATGAAAATGACCACCATTTTCATGAATTTTACTTTCAAAGTAGTTTCATCATCAATCCGCATGGTGAATGTATCCTAAAATATCGAAGACTCAACTCTATGTTTGCTGTGACACCTTATGATGTATTGGATAAATACCGTGATATATACGGTAATGATGCATTGTTTCCTGTGATCGATACGGAGATAGGAAAACTGGCATGCGTAGCATCCGAAGAAATCCTGTATCCCGAGATCAGCCGATGTCTTATGATGCGAGGCGCAGAGATCATTTGCCACAATACATCAGAAGTGTCTTCGCCGATATTGACCCAAAAAAATATTGCCAAACAAGCGCGTGCAATTGAGAATATGGCTTATATCATTTCAGCCAATACTTCCGCGATAAAAGGAACAGACTTTCCCTCTGAATCCACAGACGGCAGTTCAAAGATTATCAATTTTGAAGGATTGGTGTTGTGTGAAGCCGGTCAGGGCGAAAGTATGGTAGCCAATACAACTATTGACATCGAAGCCCTCCGATATCATCGCCACCGACCGGGTATGTCCAATTTTATCAGCAGACAACGCAATGCATTATTTGCTGAAAGTTATGCTGCATACGAATTTTATCCGCCCAATACCTGGCATAATGACTTCCAGAAAACCGATTTTATAAAAACACAGATTAAGGTCATAGATTCCAAAATCAAATAG